The genomic window ACCTGGCCAAGGAGCTGATCAAAGATCCCAAAAAGATCAAGCAATGTCTGGATAAATGCCTGCTTTGCGGTTCCTGCGCGGCCAATTGTCCCTCGGGGGTCAAAATCCTGGATATTTTTCTCAAGGCCCGGGCCATTCTGACCTCCTATGTGGGGCTGTCTCCCCTCAAAAAGGCCATTTTCCGGGGCATGCTCTCCCGGCCCAAAATGTTCAACAGGCTTCTGGACATGGCATCCATAATCCAGAACGTGGCCGTCAAACCGGAAAATCCCGTGGTGCACACGGCATCCTGTACCTGGCTGCGGCCCATGCTCGGAGATCGTCATTTTCCACCTCTGGCCAAAAAATCCCTGCACAGGACAATCGGGGCCATGAACACCCCGGCAGGTTCAAGTCATATCAAGGTGGCTTTTTTTCCGGGTTGCATGCTGGACAAGATCTATCCGCACATTGCTGAAACCTGCCTCAAGGTGCTCAGACATCACGGCGTGGGCGTTTTCATGCCCGAGGGTCTGGCCTGCTGCGGTATTCCGGCCCTGGCCTCGGGAGATACGGCAACGCACACATCCCTGACCCGCATGAACCTCAAGGCCTTTCTGCAGGAAGATTTCGACTACCTGATCACGGCCTGCGCCACCTGCACCTCAACCATCAAAAAAGTCTGGCCCCTCATGGATCAGGACTTCACCTTGACGGAAAAGGAGCAGATCAGCATGATTTCCGGGAAAACCATGGATATCTCTGCCTTTCTCGTGGATGTCATCGGGGTCACAGCGCCTGAACTTCCCGAGCATGGAGGACGAAGCGTGACCTACCACGATCCCTGCCACCTGAAAAAATCCATGGGCGTGACGGCTCAGCCGCGCATCCTGATCAAGGCCAATCCCCACTTCAAACTCACGGAAATGGCCGAAGCCGACAGATGCTGCGGATGCGGCGGGAGCTTTAACCTGCAACACTATGACCTATCCAAACGTATCGGGCAGCAGAAACGGGACCACATCGTCCAGAGCAACGCCCAGATCGTTGCCACCAGCTGCCCGGCCTGCATGCTCCAGATTCAGGACAGCCTGTCCCGGAACAATGATCCGGTGAAGGTTAAACATGTCATTGAGATCTACGGAGAAATGATTTCGTAAACCCGACCATCACACCTTGAGGTTTCTGTTTTACCCAAGGGCCAAGTTGTTCCCCATCACCTCGGGGGATAAGGATGGCCAAGACGAGGCCATTTTCTCTCCTTCAAGACCTTGTTGACCCACGCAAAAAGCCGGACCCATGGTACCCCATGCGTCCGGCTTTTTTTCATCGTCTCCACCGTCAGCCATGCGCACCCGGCATCAGGAAGAGAGTAACCAAGTTACAACAACCTTCTTTACTCAGCAACCTACCTGAACTTTCTGATCAGGGCCACGGGAAGACCGCCCAAAAGCAGAAGCAGAGCTCCCGGAATGGGCGTGGGGCTCATACCGGAAACCTTGACAATCATATCATTGTAATCGGGCTTCACACACTTCGGCCCCTTATTGAGCCAGAGCTGATTGTCTTCCCAATTAAGCAGGTAGCTCTCGCCATCAAAGGTGGTCTGCAAAAAATCCCTGCCATGATTGGAGTGCCCGGCATCGGTTTCACTCAGAAAAAGTCCGCCACCCAGGAACCAGAGCTTCGACGAATCCAGATAGAAACCAAATTCACGATTTAATGAAAATCCCGATCCTGTCAGGGTATCCCATGTCAGAGTTTCCACGGCTCCAGGACCATCAGAACCCTTAAAAATTTCCATGGTCAGGGGATGATCTCCACCCAGATCCTGATACAGACCAAAGGAGTTGCACTTGGCAAACCAGGCATTTTCCTCCATCAGCTCGAAGGTGGCTCCGAGCTGGGATGTGTCTGCCATCCACAAATCATCATAGGGAATCAGACTGGCCTGGGCTGCTGACCCAAAACAAAAAACACATAACACAAGAACAAGACCTGCGAACCATTTTTTCA from Desulfoplanes formicivorans includes these protein-coding regions:
- a CDS encoding (Fe-S)-binding protein, which encodes MSSDVKALSNMLKELDDQMAVCMHCGLCQAVCPVFGETLKEADVTRGKIILLENLAKELIKDPKKIKQCLDKCLLCGSCAANCPSGVKILDIFLKARAILTSYVGLSPLKKAIFRGMLSRPKMFNRLLDMASIIQNVAVKPENPVVHTASCTWLRPMLGDRHFPPLAKKSLHRTIGAMNTPAGSSHIKVAFFPGCMLDKIYPHIAETCLKVLRHHGVGVFMPEGLACCGIPALASGDTATHTSLTRMNLKAFLQEDFDYLITACATCTSTIKKVWPLMDQDFTLTEKEQISMISGKTMDISAFLVDVIGVTAPELPEHGGRSVTYHDPCHLKKSMGVTAQPRILIKANPHFKLTEMAEADRCCGCGGSFNLQHYDLSKRIGQQKRDHIVQSNAQIVATSCPACMLQIQDSLSRNNDPVKVKHVIEIYGEMIS